TCTGCAACCTTGCCATAAATCCATTTCTGTGAACCACGATAGTCACGTATAGATACCGGCTCTCCAACAGAGAATGATCTACAAGGAACCTGTCGCTTGGATTCTTGTTTCCAGCGGTGTTCATCAACGCATCGTCTTATATCCGGTTTGATCAAATCAAGCCGCGACGGTAAGTTACGTCCAATGAAGAGCTTTGCTGGGGTCTCATTCGTGGTCATATGTTTACTGTTTCTATATGCCAATAGAAAGTTGGCCAGCCTTTTCTGTACTGAACCAGAGTCCTTCTTGCTTGCTTTCATTGCACATTTGAAAGACTGGACAAAACGCTCCGCGAGACCGTTAGTGCTTGGATGATATGGAGCTGATGTTGTGTGTTTAATTCCATTACACCTCATGAAATTGGAAAAATGTTCCGATACGAACTGGGGGCCATTATCGCTCACTACCTGAGCTGGGACTCCGTTTCTGCTGAATATCTCTCGCATCACCTCCACAGTTTTCTCTGCTGTGGTCGTTTTCATCGGAACCACTTCAGGCCATTTTGAATGGGCATCGACTGccacaaaaaacatcatgtcGAGGAATGGGCCTGCAAAATCTATATGAATACGCTGCCAGGGAATGGACGGCCATTCCCATGGGTGAATAGGTGCGGCGGGTGGCGCATGCTTGACCTCCTGGCATCCTGTACAAGATTTACAAACGTGTTCAATGTCTGTGTCAATGCCCGGCCACCAGACATAGCTTCTTGCTAAGCCTTTCATCTTTACCACGCCGACATGTCCTTCATGTAACTCGTCTAGCACTCTTTGCCTGAGTGCACTGGGGACAATAACACGTATACCCCAAAACAGACAGTTCTGATGAATGCTTATTTCCACACGCTTGAATTGTTGTAGAATATGCCTAAGCATTTATCTTCACCCTCGATGTACAGTGGTGTACACTTTTGACAGGGTTGGGTCTTTTAAAGTTTCTCGTGAGATTTCCTTGCTAGTTACCGGGAGAGTGTCCATATGAGACACTATGAACGTCTCGACAGTGTCTCCTTCTGTCTCCTGCTTAGAGACCAAGGGTAATCGCGACAAACAATCTGCATTTGCATGTCTTGTTGTACTCTTGTACTTGATGTCATATTGGAATCCTGCCAAAAATAGGGCATAGCGTTGAAGTCTAGCTGCAGTTGTCATTGGGATCCCCTTCTCTGGGTGAAATATAGACGTCAATGGCTGATGATCCGTCAGTAAAATGAACAGACGCCCATACAGATACTGGTAGAATTTCTTTACTCCCCAAACTATCCCAAGTGCCTCTTTGTCTATTTGAGAATAATTGCGTTCCGATTTTGAGAGAGAACGCGACGCAAAGGCTATTGGCCTTTCAGATCCATCCTCCATCATGTGCGATAGCACAGCGCCCAAACCATAGGGAGATGCGTCTGTCGCTAGCTGTACCTTTTTCGAAGGGTCAAAATGAGTCAGTACTTGCTCAGATGCCACGACTTCCTTCACACGTCAGAATGCTGCGTCACACTCCTTAGACCATACCCACTTCCGGTCGGCCTCTAGTAGCTGGTTGAGAGGGTTTACAATCGATGACAAGTTCTGAATGAACTTAGCATAATAGTTCACAAGTCCAAGGAAAGACTTGAGTTGACTTACATTTTCTGGGCAGGGTGCTTTTACCACAGCTTCCACCTTACTAGGCGTCTTGTGCAGGCCATCTTTGTCGATGGTGTGTCCACAAAATTCAATGGAGCCTTTGAAGAACTCGCATTTGTCCTTATTTACACGTAACCCGTAACGGTCCAACCGCTGAAGTACAGTTTCAAGATTTTCCAGATGTTCCTCATCAGTCGTGCCTGTAACGATCATGTCGTCGAGAATGCATTGTACGCGTGGCACGCCTTGTAAAACTTGATCAATGGACCTTTGCCATATTGCTGGAGCAGATGATATACCGAATACTAGTCGGTTATACCGAAATAAGCCACGGTGTGTGTTGATTGTCAGGTAAGGTTGGTCCTCTTCGCGTACAACCATTTGTAGATAGGCATTTTTTAGATCTATCTTCGTGAAATGTTGACCTCCAGCAAGTGTGGCGAAGATGTCATCGATCCTTGGTAAGGGATACTGGTCGACGTCAAGAACTTGGTTAACCGTGACCTTGAAATCACCGCATATGCGTACGCTGCCGTCCCGCTTTGGAATAGGAACTATGGGTGTGGCCCATTCTGAATGTTCAACTTTGGTCAAAATGCCCGCTTCGACCAGTCGGTTGAGCTCCgcgtcaactttttccttcAAGGCGAAAGGAACAGTACGCGCTTTACAGAATTTTGGGTTAGCACCTTCCTTTACCTTTATTCTGGCAGTAATGTCCTTCAGGGTACCAAGCTCATCCTTGAACACTTCTGGATATTTCTCAAGCTGTTGAGCTACACTAAGTGTTTGTTTCGAACCACTTGTAACCGTAACTGTCTTAATTTCATGCCAGTTCAGTTTTATACTGCGTAGCCAGTCTCTCCCAAACAAGGGAGGTCCTCCATGTTTCACCACGAACAATTCCAGACGTTTATGTTGAGTGTTTAGTCCaacttgtacttcaaaaacaCCAAGTGGGCTCAGTTTTTCTCCAGAATATGTTTTAAGTGTCACTTTTGTTTCTCTAATATCACTCTTTCTCTTAGAGAAGTACCGGTCAAATGTTGATTGACTTATAATTGACACAGCTGACCCAGTGTCCAACTCCATGGCCAATTCAACATCATCAACCATAGGGTGTAACCAAATGGCATCAGAACCGCCAGATTCTCCTGAACGGCTCGAAATGTCAAATATCTCTAGTGAGCTGATCATCTCTGGTTCAGACCCACTGTCATCTTGAACTCTGTGTACTGGAGCACCCTTCTTCCATGGTTTACCAGACAAGCACGCTTTCTTTATATGTCCCTTTTTATTGCACTTATGACAAATGGCGTCTTTGAAATGGCAATCGTTGGGGTGGTGTGTGCCTTTACAACGATAACAAACCTTATTCTTGTCATGCTTGTTGGGAAATGAAGGTTTCTTGGTAGTTTGCTGTTGTACTTTCTCTTTCCGTATCTTATGTACTGGAGTCTTCACGTGTTGTCTCTGTAGCTCTACCGCATCCTTCGTGGCTGTTTCAAAGGCTATAGCGACCTCTAGTGCCTTCTGGTAAGTTAAATCAGATTCGGTTAATAACTTTTTCTGTATATGTTCTGCCTTCAACCCACAAACTAATCTGTCTCTCAATGTATTAAAGTAACGTTGCTGTTACACTACAAGCTAAGTTACCTCGCTATAGAGCACGTGGAATGGTTCACTGTGGAAGTCACTGTATATCACCACGGGTCGCTGGACAGGTCAGGATAAGGTGATGATATAGCAGTCGAATACATATCCAATAGAATATACTGGCTTAGTGTCCTAGCTAAAAGCCCAGAGCACTAAGGAAACTGGCACTACTTACGTAGAGATTACTGGCTCCGTTAAAAACAGAGGACGTCTAACACACGTGTGGTCCCGCGGCCGACCAGGTGTGAAGAGACGCTTACACGGTTCACGGGGTTGATCTTTACCTGACACGGGCCAGTTGACCGTCACGCACTTCCGGCGGCGTAAACAATGTGGTCAACTCGGCCCGAGACACTACATTGCCATATTCTATTTCCAATAGAATATACTGGCTTAGTGTCCTAGCTAAAAGCCCAGAGCACTAAGGAAACTGGCACTACTTACGTAGAGATTACTGGCTCCGTTAAAAACAGAGGACGTCTAACACACGTGTGGTCCCGCGGCCGACCAGGTGTGAAGAGACGCTTA
This region of Pecten maximus unplaced genomic scaffold, xPecMax1.1, whole genome shotgun sequence genomic DNA includes:
- the LOC117319473 gene encoding uncharacterized protein K02A2.6-like, which encodes MQTSSLSGNIYWMDQNLDKEKLSTTGGIEKLVNSDDVFYHIIAIKKALEVAIAFETATKDAVELQRQHVKTPVHKIRKEKVQQQTTKKPSFPNKHDKNKVCYRCKGTHHPNDCHFKDAICHKCNKKGHIKKACLSGKPWKKGAPVHRVQDDSGSEPEMISSLEIFDISSRSGESGGSDAIWLHPMVDDVELAMELDTGSAVSIISQSTFDRYFSKRKSDIRETKVTLKTYSGEKLSPLGVFEVQVGLNTQHKRLELFVVKHGGPPLFGRDWLRSIKLNWHEIKTVTVTSGSKQTLSVAQQLEKYPEVFKDELGTLKDITARIKVKEGANPKFCKARTVPFALKEKVDAELNRLVEAGILTKVEHSEWATPIVPIPKRDGSVRICGDFKVTVNQVLDVDQYPLPRIDDIFATLAGGQHFTKIDLKNAYLQMVVREEDQPYLTINTHRGLFRYNRLVFGISSAPAIWQRSIDQVLQGVPRVQCILDDMIVTGTTDEEHLENLETVLQRLDRYGLRVNKDKCEFFKGSIEFCGHTIDKDGLHKTPSKVEAVVKAPCPENVSQLKSFLGLVNYYAKFIQNLSSIVNPLNQLLEADRKWVWSKECDAAF
- the LOC117319472 gene encoding uncharacterized protein K02A2.6-like, which produces MKGLARSYVWWPGIDTDIEHVCKSCTGCQEVKHAPPAAPIHPWEWPSIPWQRIHIDFAGPFLDMMFFVAVDAHSKWPEVVPMKTTTAEKTVEVMREIFSRNGVPAQVVSDNGPQFVSEHFSNFMRCNGIKHTTSAPYHPSTNGLAERFVQSFKCAMKASKKDSGSVQKRLANFLLAYRNSKHMTTNETPAKLFIGRNLPSRLDLIKPDIRRCVDEHRWKQESKRQVPCRSFSVGEPVSIRDYRGSQKWIYGK